ATGCTTTTTGGCATTTAAATGTTTGTTTTCGTCCTCGGTTGCCATATAGGGGCCAACACGACAAAGTGGGCAGTGATTTGGGGTTAAATAATGCGGCAAAGTAAGATGACAGCTTAACTCGCTATGTTGTTTTGGGCTAAATACATAGGTAATACCGCTGGTGTCTTTTACGTGTTTATCGCGATCAACATTGCGAATTTTATAACCAGAAAAGCGGCTAATATCAAACGGCATTTGCCCTAAATACTCAGCGTTTAAATGTGCATTTAAACTGCCTTCTATATTCCACTCTCGGTAAGGCTTTACATCTTTTGAAGTGATATAGCACAGCATTGGACCATTGGGGTTAAGTGCATACTCGTTAGCGTATTTTATAAATTGGTGCAGTAAAGCACGATTTAAAACGTTCATACTGGTTTGTTGAGTATTGTGTTCAAACGCTTCGCGGCCCACAAAGGCAGGAATAAGCGGAAACTGAAAAATAACCACATCAAAGCTATGTAAGTTAACGTTTAGGTTTTGCCAGCACTGGGGTTTTGTAACATCAAAGCTATTAAGTACGGTTACCTTATTGGCTTTTAAAGTGCTTAGTGCATTGTCTTGATATTTATGCTCAATAGTGGCTGCGTCATCAAACGTAGAGGCAACCAATAAGCTTGGTTTTAGGTGTTGATGCAGCGCGTTAGAAAACGATAAATCGCCATCGCCCACTGTAAGTATTTTCCATTTGGGATTTAGGTACATAAGTTATTTAGTATTTTTATCGCTACTTGTAATGATAACGTCGGCGTTATTATTTAGCGTTTGTTGCTCATATAAACGCAGCATGGCTAAACGTGTTTTTAACCCTTCAATGGCCACTTGCTTAAGTATAAGGTTAAAGGTAATTAAAATAGCGAACATAATATGAATAGGGCCATGGGTAAAGCCAGCGTCTATGTCGTAAATAGATAAACCAAACAAAACAAATAATACCACCATTAGTATTTCAATGAGTTGATTAGAATAAAAGCTCAGACGGCCTTCACTTTTGTGGTCTTTTTTTATACTAATGGCGCAAAAAAATGGAATAACTTTAATTTTAAATACCGCTTTTTTTTCTACGTAGTTTTCGCCAAGCGTATTAAGTTGCTGGCGTAATTGGTCAATCATGGTGTGCCCTTAAGCGCAATAGTTTAAATTAGTTAGGGTAAATGCTCATACCAATAGTAAATATATGGCATACAAACACCACAGAGGTGAGTACAAAACGCATTTTTTGATAATCTTTATGGTAGCTTTGCCATTGTGGTGATGCTTTTTCAAAAATAAGCACTAACCAAAAGCTTACCGCTAACCACGCAAGCGCCCATTCAACCGGTAAAAATGATAAAAACGGTACAGGTATAACTACAATAATAGCTTTTATAGCATTGCTGTAACTTTGCTCACCAGCACGCCATAAATTACCCGCCATAAAGGCTAAAATAGCAATACTGTAAAAAGTAAAAAACTCTAAGTTTACACTGTTACTGCCAAACATTAGTGGCCAACCAACACAGCCTAAAAATGGGAGCAAACCCAAGTAGCCTAGTTGTATGTGGTTAATAAATTTTTCCATAACAGCACGCCTCGTTTATATGGTGGGTATTTAGCGCGGCTATTGTAACAGTATTACTAATAGCTACCTTAAAAAATTGCGTATAAAAGTAATTTGCCAAACCCCCATCTCAAAAACTGATTGAATCAATCTAAACAATCAGTTTTATTTAAATTCTCATTGCTCTTATAGTATTAATCAAGCCAACGCAGAGGGTCGTTTAAAACGATAGCGTTGATTACTTTTTAAATACATTAAACATAAATGAGGAAATACCATGAGCACTTCATTAATCAATACAAAATTACAACCATTCAATGCAACCGCTTACCACAACGGCGACTTTGTAGAATTATCTGAAAAAGACGTACTTGGTAAATGGTCTATTTTCTTCTTTTACCCAGCGGATTTTACGTTTGTATGCCCAACTGAACTTGGCGACATGGCAGATTATTACGCACAATTACAAGAAATGGGCGTAGAAGTTTATTCAGTATCTACCGATACTCATTTTACTCACAAAGCATGGCACGACACGTCAGACACAATAGGTAAAATTACTTACCCTATGATTGGCGACCCAACAGGGCGCATTACACGTAACTTTGGCGTAATGATTGAAGAAGAAGGTTTAGCACTTCGCGGTACATTTGTAATGAACCCAGAAGGCGAAATTAAAATTATAGAAACGCACGATTTAGGTATTGGCCGTAGCGCTAAAGAACTCGTTCGTAAAGTACAAGCTGCACAATACATTGCAACGCACGACGGTGAAGTTTGCCCTGCATCTTGGCAGCCAGGTGAAGACACACTTGCACCTTCACTAGATTTAGTTGGTAAAATTTAAGTACTCGATTTACCAAGTAAGGGCAGGTAACTGCCCTTAAATCAATAAACATCCGTTTGTTGGTGCCTCCTATTTCAATATACTTGTTTAAGCACATGCATTATTTGGCATGGGAGGCTTGCTGTTTAAATTTCAATAAAAGGGTTAAGCCATGTTAGATAACAACATAAAAAATCAATTAAAAAGCCATTTTGAATCGCTTACTCAGCCTGTTGAGCTGCTTATCGCCTTGGACGACAGCAAAAAATCAACAGAAGTAGCAAGCTTAGCAAACGATTTAGCCACACTAAGCGATAAATTTACGGTAATAAACAACCCAGATACAAGCGCACGACGGCCGTCAATGGTTGTACATTCACCTATAAAAAACACCCATATTACGTTTGCGGGTGTACCTATGGGCCATGAATTCACTAGTTTAGTGTTAGCGCTATTGCACACAGGCGGACATGCCAGTAAAGCAAAAGCCGAGGACATTGAACAAATAAAATCACTTACTCAAGAGCTTAACTTTGAAGTGTATATAAGCTTAAGTTGCCAGACATGCCCGCAAGTAGTGCAGGCACTTAATACTATGGCAGCAACGAATAA
This genomic stretch from Pseudoalteromonas translucida KMM 520 harbors:
- a CDS encoding class I SAM-dependent methyltransferase; protein product: MYLNPKWKILTVGDGDLSFSNALHQHLKPSLLVASTFDDAATIEHKYQDNALSTLKANKVTVLNSFDVTKPQCWQNLNVNLHSFDVVIFQFPLIPAFVGREAFEHNTQQTSMNVLNRALLHQFIKYANEYALNPNGPMLCYITSKDVKPYREWNIEGSLNAHLNAEYLGQMPFDISRFSGYKIRNVDRDKHVKDTSGITYVFSPKQHSELSCHLTLPHYLTPNHCPLCRVGPYMATEDENKHLNAKKHQQMLRLEHDWQQWLNTFYT
- a CDS encoding DUF3429 domain-containing protein, with protein sequence MEKFINHIQLGYLGLLPFLGCVGWPLMFGSNSVNLEFFTFYSIAILAFMAGNLWRAGEQSYSNAIKAIIVVIPVPFLSFLPVEWALAWLAVSFWLVLIFEKASPQWQSYHKDYQKMRFVLTSVVFVCHIFTIGMSIYPN
- the ahpC gene encoding alkyl hydroperoxide reductase subunit C → MSTSLINTKLQPFNATAYHNGDFVELSEKDVLGKWSIFFFYPADFTFVCPTELGDMADYYAQLQEMGVEVYSVSTDTHFTHKAWHDTSDTIGKITYPMIGDPTGRITRNFGVMIEEEGLALRGTFVMNPEGEIKIIETHDLGIGRSAKELVRKVQAAQYIATHDGEVCPASWQPGEDTLAPSLDLVGKI